A single Spirochaetota bacterium DNA region contains:
- a CDS encoding serine/threonine protein kinase, with product MAPGMDRSKFSEIFPSLSGIEELSSGGYKTVYKAVHPSHGDVVLKIIKPSQDNLELCERIKREIRSSEIVKSEHIPRIFDSCVTGDDFWIIEERIDGKTLREVLKTGKRFSLAEIYSFLATILSIIIKAEQVKIVHRDIKPENIIIGTDGKLWLIDFGIARHLDLNSLTNSNAPFAPCTVGYASAEQFRNRKRDIDSRTDLFAIGVVAYEMASGENFYIKDARDAFQVIRKIERDPLPAIKITGDPQYLLANFIKTIGDNRISRRPSSAQEALDILRSIRTTLTF from the coding sequence ATGGCGCCAGGAATGGATCGTTCGAAATTTTCTGAAATATTTCCTTCGCTCTCCGGTATTGAGGAACTTTCTTCCGGTGGCTACAAAACCGTTTACAAGGCTGTTCATCCATCCCATGGCGATGTTGTGCTTAAAATAATAAAACCAAGCCAGGACAACCTCGAACTATGTGAGCGGATTAAAAGGGAAATACGCTCTTCTGAGATCGTCAAATCCGAACATATTCCCCGCATATTCGACTCATGCGTTACCGGTGACGACTTTTGGATCATTGAGGAGCGTATTGATGGGAAAACACTTCGCGAAGTGTTAAAGACCGGCAAGCGTTTCTCCCTCGCAGAAATCTATTCATTCCTTGCAACTATTCTCTCGATTATTATAAAAGCGGAACAGGTTAAAATCGTTCATCGTGACATTAAACCTGAGAATATTATCATCGGTACTGATGGGAAATTATGGCTCATTGACTTTGGTATCGCCCGCCATCTCGATCTTAACTCACTGACAAATTCAAATGCCCCTTTCGCCCCCTGTACGGTCGGGTATGCGTCCGCCGAACAGTTCCGGAACCGGAAAAGGGATATTGATTCGCGCACCGATCTTTTTGCTATTGGTGTAGTTGCCTATGAAATGGCGAGCGGTGAAAATTTTTACATAAAAGATGCGCGGGATGCTTTTCAAGTCATTCGTAAAATCGAGCGGGATCCATTGCCGGCGATAAAAATAACCGGTGATCCTCAGTACTTGCTTGCAAATTTCATTAAAACTATCGGAGATAATAGAATTTCACGGCGTCCATCTTCTGCACAAGAAGCGTTGGATATTTTACGCTCAATTCGTACGACACTGACTTTTTGA
- a CDS encoding PIN domain-containing protein: MKLFIDSSALVKRYIEESGSGRVAELIEKAKEVAVCIVCIPEVLSACNRLVREKKINSEQYEWIKNEFLLDMGEFVVIDITNEVIIRSIQCLEKGALRSLDALHIASAVEYKCGLFVTGDQRQHAIAANMGLKLESV; encoded by the coding sequence ATGAAATTATTCATCGACTCTTCCGCCCTGGTGAAACGCTATATCGAAGAGTCCGGCAGCGGGCGAGTGGCGGAATTGATTGAAAAGGCGAAGGAGGTTGCGGTTTGCATTGTGTGCATTCCCGAGGTGCTTTCGGCCTGCAACCGATTGGTCAGGGAAAAGAAGATAAATTCCGAGCAGTATGAATGGATAAAAAATGAATTTCTCCTCGATATGGGGGAGTTCGTTGTGATAGATATTACGAACGAAGTAATTATAAGGTCGATTCAATGTCTGGAGAAAGGGGCTCTGCGTAGTCTTGATGCTTTGCATATTGCCTCGGCGGTCGAATATAAATGCGGATTGTTCGTTACTGGCGATCAGCGGCAACATGCGATAGCCGCAAACATGGGGTTAAAATTGGAATCGGTGTGA
- a CDS encoding type II toxin-antitoxin system Phd/YefM family antitoxin, producing the protein MQSATFTEFRNNAKRYFDKVEKGEIIEIYRHGMPVAILMPVKKRDKARLSSAKPLKIPGVSLSRAILAERDEK; encoded by the coding sequence ATGCAGTCGGCGACGTTTACTGAGTTTCGAAACAACGCAAAGCGGTATTTTGACAAGGTGGAAAAAGGCGAGATCATCGAAATCTATCGTCACGGCATGCCCGTGGCCATTCTCATGCCGGTGAAGAAACGGGACAAGGCGAGGTTGTCCTCGGCCAAGCCTTTGAAGATTCCCGGTGTCAGTCTGTCGCGGGCGATTCTCGCCGAACGCGATGAAAAGTGA
- a CDS encoding bifunctional isocitrate dehydrogenase kinase/phosphatase yields MIAIGQLAGLGAERIHEGFLAFQNEFRAITARAAERFARRDWHGVQRDSVERLDLYRKIVDGVVADTREALGGTAMTAAVWAQMKAAYSRLIAGAGDFELAETFFNSITRRIFATVGVDRAREFIDSDFNLPPARSSVPFYHVLAGVDSTAGLVRAVLGLYDLGAPYQNIDDDVMFAARSIDAQLGAAGLGGIESVETLKSVFYRNKGAYIVGRAWSGEQVIPLVFALRHPREGVTIDAALTQADDASIVFSFTRSYFSVTVENPHEVIEFLRSIMPQKRVAELYISIGYNKHGKTELYRELLRYLESTSELFEIAPGERGMVMMVFALPSFDVVFKIIRDRFAYPKTATRREVMDKYALVFKHDRAGRMVDAQEFEHLLFDRARFREDLLQELLDSCTGSVTVEGDRIAIRHLYTERRMTPLNLYLRDANPAAARAAIIDYGQAVKDLAASNIFPGDMLLKNFGVTRHGRVVFYDYDELGLLTEYSFRAIPRSDRYEDEMSAEPWFHVGENDIFPEEFIRFFGLRPDLKEVFLQAHEDLLSAEFWKSTQQRIRAGEILDVFPYPYSRRLHRD; encoded by the coding sequence ATGATCGCCATAGGACAGCTCGCGGGCCTGGGCGCGGAGCGGATCCACGAGGGATTCCTCGCCTTCCAGAACGAGTTCCGCGCGATCACCGCGAGGGCGGCCGAACGATTCGCGCGGCGCGACTGGCACGGCGTGCAGCGCGATTCCGTCGAACGGCTGGACCTCTACAGGAAGATCGTGGACGGCGTGGTCGCCGATACGCGGGAAGCGCTCGGCGGGACAGCGATGACCGCCGCCGTGTGGGCGCAGATGAAGGCCGCCTATTCCCGCCTTATCGCGGGCGCGGGCGACTTCGAGCTCGCCGAGACCTTTTTCAACTCGATCACGCGCCGCATTTTCGCAACCGTGGGCGTCGACCGCGCACGCGAGTTCATCGACTCGGACTTCAACCTTCCCCCCGCCCGCTCGAGCGTCCCCTTCTACCACGTCCTCGCCGGGGTGGATTCCACGGCCGGTCTCGTGCGCGCGGTGCTCGGTCTCTACGACCTGGGCGCGCCTTACCAGAATATCGACGACGACGTCATGTTCGCCGCGCGCTCGATCGACGCGCAACTGGGCGCCGCGGGCCTGGGGGGAATCGAGTCCGTCGAGACGCTCAAGTCCGTCTTCTACCGCAACAAGGGCGCCTACATCGTGGGGCGCGCCTGGTCGGGGGAACAGGTCATCCCCCTGGTGTTCGCGCTCCGGCATCCGCGGGAGGGCGTCACGATCGACGCCGCGCTCACGCAGGCGGACGACGCGAGCATCGTGTTCAGCTTCACGCGCTCCTACTTCAGCGTCACCGTCGAGAATCCCCACGAGGTGATCGAGTTTCTCCGATCCATCATGCCCCAGAAACGCGTCGCCGAGCTCTACATTTCGATCGGCTACAACAAGCACGGCAAGACCGAGCTCTACCGCGAGTTGCTGCGTTACCTGGAATCGACGAGCGAGCTCTTCGAGATCGCCCCCGGCGAGCGCGGCATGGTGATGATGGTGTTTGCGCTCCCCTCGTTCGACGTCGTGTTCAAGATCATCCGGGACCGGTTCGCCTACCCGAAGACCGCCACGCGCCGGGAGGTCATGGACAAGTACGCCCTGGTCTTCAAGCACGACCGCGCGGGGCGCATGGTCGACGCCCAGGAGTTCGAGCACCTGCTGTTCGACCGGGCGCGCTTCCGGGAGGACCTTCTTCAAGAGCTCCTGGATAGCTGCACGGGCAGCGTCACGGTCGAGGGAGACCGGATCGCGATACGCCACCTCTACACCGAGCGCAGGATGACCCCCCTCAACCTGTACCTGCGCGACGCGAATCCCGCCGCCGCCCGCGCCGCGATCATAGACTACGGGCAGGCCGTCAAGGACCTCGCGGCCTCGAACATCTTCCCCGGCGACATGCTCCTCAAGAATTTCGGCGTCACGCGGCACGGGCGCGTGGTGTTCTACGATTACGACGAGCTGGGCCTGCTCACCGAATACAGCTTCCGCGCGATCCCCCGGTCCGACCGCTACGAGGACGAAATGAGCGCGGAGCCCTGGTTCCACGTGGGCGAGAACGACATCTTCCCCGAGGAGTTCATCCGCTTCTTCGGACTCCGGCCCGATCTCAAGGAGGTGTTCCTCCAGGCGCACGAGGATCTTCTGAGCGCAGAATTCTGGAAGAGTACGCAGCAGCGCATCCGCGCCGGCGAAATCCTGGATGTGTTCCCCTACCCTTATTCGCGCCGCCTCCACCGGGATTAA
- a CDS encoding NAD-dependent malic enzyme produces MKIPEILLVESLHKPGSLARVLTVIGDEGLVIEHLNAVRRDGEKTVWEITLELDMDDARGLIEKIDALPNARVLGKSDRVFNRHEGGKVRMTSRLPIATLQELRDIYTPGVARVCLAIRDEPALARRYTGVAHTVGIITNGTAILGLGDIGPLAGLPVMEGKAALMARMADLSGIPVLIDEKDPGRLVEAIAAVAPSFGAIQLEDIAAPACFAVEDALRARLDIPVLHDDQHGTAVVILAALISAARRVGLDIQKSVIGQIGLGAAGIGIARLLKAFGARSVLGTDLNEDAMRRLESMGGTRTDLAGLMAQADVVIATTGKKGLIDPALVRPGQLVFALSNPDPEIEPEDAMERGAAFAADGKSINNVLGFPGLFRGALDARARAFTDGMLFAAARAISDAAPEGELVPSPLDRAMHDAVALAVCQAAGGKKT; encoded by the coding sequence ATGAAGATACCCGAGATACTTCTCGTCGAGTCCCTGCACAAACCCGGAAGCCTGGCCAGGGTGCTCACGGTCATAGGTGACGAAGGGCTCGTGATCGAGCACCTCAACGCGGTGCGGCGGGACGGGGAAAAGACCGTCTGGGAGATCACGCTCGAGCTCGACATGGACGACGCGCGGGGGCTCATCGAAAAGATAGACGCCCTTCCCAACGCGCGCGTCCTTGGAAAATCGGACCGCGTGTTCAACCGGCACGAGGGGGGCAAGGTGCGCATGACGTCGCGCCTGCCCATCGCGACGCTCCAGGAGCTCCGCGACATCTATACACCCGGCGTGGCGCGCGTCTGTCTCGCTATCCGGGACGAACCGGCGCTCGCGCGGCGCTATACCGGCGTCGCGCATACGGTGGGCATAATCACCAACGGGACGGCGATCCTGGGACTGGGCGATATCGGCCCCCTGGCGGGCCTCCCGGTCATGGAGGGCAAGGCGGCGCTTATGGCGCGCATGGCGGACCTGTCCGGGATCCCGGTGCTTATCGACGAGAAGGACCCCGGGAGGCTGGTCGAGGCGATCGCGGCGGTGGCGCCCTCGTTCGGGGCGATCCAGCTCGAGGACATCGCCGCGCCCGCGTGCTTCGCGGTGGAGGACGCACTGCGTGCGCGCCTCGACATCCCCGTCCTCCACGACGACCAGCACGGCACCGCGGTGGTGATACTGGCGGCGCTCATAAGCGCCGCGCGGCGGGTGGGGCTCGATATTCAGAAAAGCGTGATAGGTCAGATAGGCCTTGGCGCCGCGGGGATAGGCATTGCCCGGCTGTTGAAGGCGTTCGGGGCGCGCTCGGTCCTGGGAACGGACCTTAACGAGGACGCGATGCGCCGGCTCGAATCGATGGGCGGAACACGCACGGACCTCGCGGGCCTCATGGCGCAGGCGGACGTGGTGATCGCTACCACCGGGAAGAAGGGGCTCATAGATCCCGCGCTCGTGCGCCCGGGCCAGCTCGTATTCGCCCTGTCGAACCCCGACCCGGAGATCGAGCCGGAGGACGCCATGGAGCGCGGCGCCGCGTTCGCGGCGGACGGGAAGAGCATCAACAACGTGCTCGGCTTCCCGGGGCTCTTCCGGGGGGCGCTCGACGCGCGGGCGCGCGCCTTCACGGACGGCATGCTCTTCGCCGCGGCCCGCGCGATATCGGACGCGGCCCCCGAGGGTGAACTGGTGCCCTCGCCCCTGGACCGTGCGATGCACGACGCGGTGGCGCTCGCGGTCTGCCAGGCCGCGGGCGGGAAAAAAACATGA
- the aceB gene encoding malate synthase A: protein MGSDTPITGITLKAPADGAFGEILTAEALAFVAALAREFDERRRGLLERRKQVQADIDRGKFPDFLDDTKHIREGDWKAAPIPRDLMDRRVEITGPVDRKMVINALNSGASTFMADFEDAHTPTWENTINGQINLRDAVNRTIHLVSPEGKEYSLNERTAVLMARPRGWHLHEKHMEVDGRPVSGSIFDFALYFFHNAKNLMAKGSGPYFYLPKMESHLEARLWNDVFVRAQELLGVPRGTIKATVLIETILASFEMDEIIYELRDHMAGLNCGRWDYIFSFIKRFKNVPQYIFPDRGQISMTRHCMRSYSQLAVKTCHRRGVHAIGGMAAQIPIKGDEKANGAALQKVREDKIREATDGHDGTWVAHPGLVAVAKEEFDRLMPGANQMDKLREDVRVTAKDLLELPGGTITEAGLRTNVSIAIQYMAAWLSGTGSVPINHLMEDAATAEISRTQIWHWAHHPRGVLDDGRKVTLDLFRTVESQELDKIRESVGKKRFETGHYETAARLLSEIITADELAEFLTLKAYEHID, encoded by the coding sequence ATGGGTTCTGATACGCCGATAACCGGCATAACGCTCAAGGCCCCGGCGGACGGGGCGTTCGGGGAGATACTCACGGCGGAGGCGCTTGCCTTCGTGGCGGCGCTCGCGCGTGAATTCGACGAGCGGAGGCGCGGCCTCCTTGAAAGACGGAAGCAGGTCCAGGCCGACATCGACCGCGGAAAATTTCCCGACTTCCTGGACGACACGAAGCACATCCGCGAGGGGGACTGGAAGGCGGCCCCCATTCCCCGCGACCTCATGGACCGGCGGGTCGAGATCACCGGCCCCGTTGACCGCAAGATGGTGATCAACGCCCTCAATTCCGGGGCCAGCACCTTCATGGCGGATTTCGAGGACGCGCACACCCCCACCTGGGAGAACACCATAAACGGGCAGATCAACCTGCGCGACGCGGTAAACCGCACGATACACCTGGTATCCCCGGAGGGAAAGGAGTACAGCCTGAACGAACGTACCGCGGTCCTCATGGCCCGCCCGCGCGGCTGGCACCTGCATGAAAAGCACATGGAGGTGGACGGAAGGCCCGTCTCCGGAAGCATCTTCGACTTCGCGCTCTATTTCTTCCATAACGCAAAGAACCTCATGGCGAAGGGAAGCGGGCCCTATTTCTACCTGCCCAAGATGGAAAGCCACCTCGAGGCGCGCCTCTGGAACGACGTGTTCGTGCGCGCGCAGGAGCTCCTGGGCGTTCCGCGCGGCACCATCAAGGCGACCGTGCTCATCGAGACGATCCTCGCGAGCTTCGAGATGGACGAGATCATCTACGAGCTCCGGGACCACATGGCCGGGCTCAACTGCGGGCGCTGGGATTACATCTTCAGCTTCATCAAGCGCTTCAAGAACGTGCCGCAGTACATCTTCCCCGACCGCGGGCAGATATCCATGACCCGCCACTGCATGCGCAGCTATTCCCAGCTTGCGGTGAAAACCTGCCACCGCCGCGGGGTGCACGCGATAGGCGGCATGGCGGCGCAGATTCCCATCAAGGGCGACGAGAAGGCGAACGGGGCCGCTCTCCAGAAGGTGCGCGAGGACAAGATACGCGAGGCGACGGACGGCCACGACGGCACCTGGGTCGCGCACCCGGGGCTCGTCGCCGTCGCGAAGGAGGAGTTCGACAGGCTCATGCCGGGGGCGAACCAGATGGATAAGCTGCGCGAGGACGTGCGCGTAACGGCGAAGGATCTGCTCGAGCTGCCGGGGGGCACCATAACGGAGGCGGGCCTGCGGACCAACGTGAGCATCGCCATCCAGTACATGGCCGCGTGGCTCTCGGGGACCGGGAGCGTTCCCATCAATCACCTCATGGAGGACGCCGCGACCGCCGAGATTTCCCGGACGCAGATATGGCACTGGGCGCACCATCCCCGCGGGGTGCTGGACGACGGCCGCAAGGTCACCCTGGACCTTTTCCGCACGGTGGAATCCCAGGAGCTCGACAAGATCAGGGAGTCGGTCGGGAAGAAGCGCTTCGAGACGGGCCACTACGAGACGGCCGCGCGCCTGCTCTCCGAGATAATCACCGCCGACGAGCTCGCGGAATTCCTGACGCTCAAGGCGTACGAGCATATTGATTGA
- the aceA gene encoding isocitrate lyase, whose translation MKKTIEQSAIEQEQRLSCHLIDNDEIADLQHGWDTDPRWKGVLRPYTASDVLNLRGTLKIDYSFADAGARRLWRLLKSEEFIPALGALTGNQAVQQVEAGLKAIYVSGWQVAADANLAGEMYPDQSLYPSNSVPNVVHRINNAFRRADQIQVLDCREHGPYWFAPIVADAEAGFGGPLNAFELMKSMIEAGAAGVHFEDQLASAKKCGHLGGKVLVPTSEFIVKLIAARLAADICGVPTILVARTDADAAKLITSDIDERDRPFLLGSERSEEGYYWVKPGVESAAARGIAYAPYADIVWCETSEPDLKQAKQFAEAVLKKYPGKYLAYNCSPSFNWQANMDDAQLGRFQKELAAMGYKFQFVTLAGFHTLNMGMFDLAMSYRKEGMKAYSRFQQEEFKHGKEEGYMAITHQKFVGVGYFDRVMETVTGGKSSTEALKDSTESAQF comes from the coding sequence ATGAAAAAAACAATCGAGCAGTCGGCGATCGAGCAGGAACAGCGCCTCTCGTGCCATCTCATCGACAATGACGAAATAGCCGATCTCCAGCACGGCTGGGACACCGATCCCCGCTGGAAGGGGGTCCTGCGCCCGTACACCGCGAGCGACGTCCTCAATCTGCGCGGCACGCTCAAGATCGACTATTCCTTCGCGGACGCGGGCGCGCGCCGGTTGTGGCGCCTCCTCAAATCCGAGGAATTCATTCCCGCGCTCGGGGCCCTCACGGGCAACCAGGCGGTGCAGCAGGTCGAGGCCGGCCTCAAGGCGATCTACGTGAGCGGCTGGCAGGTCGCGGCGGACGCGAACCTGGCCGGGGAGATGTACCCCGACCAGAGCCTGTACCCGTCCAACAGCGTGCCCAACGTCGTGCATCGCATCAACAACGCATTCAGGCGCGCCGACCAGATCCAGGTGCTCGACTGCCGGGAGCACGGGCCTTACTGGTTCGCGCCCATCGTCGCGGACGCCGAGGCCGGGTTCGGCGGACCCCTGAACGCCTTCGAGCTCATGAAGTCGATGATCGAGGCGGGCGCCGCGGGCGTCCACTTCGAGGACCAGCTCGCGTCCGCCAAGAAGTGCGGCCACCTGGGCGGGAAGGTCCTTGTGCCCACGAGCGAGTTCATCGTGAAGCTCATCGCGGCGCGCCTCGCCGCCGATATCTGCGGGGTGCCCACAATACTGGTCGCTCGCACCGACGCCGATGCCGCGAAGCTCATCACGAGCGATATCGACGAGCGCGACCGCCCCTTCCTGCTCGGAAGCGAGCGCTCCGAGGAAGGCTACTACTGGGTCAAGCCCGGTGTGGAGTCCGCCGCCGCCCGGGGAATCGCCTACGCCCCGTATGCCGACATCGTCTGGTGCGAGACCTCCGAGCCCGACCTGAAACAGGCGAAGCAGTTCGCCGAGGCCGTGCTCAAGAAGTATCCCGGGAAATACCTTGCCTACAACTGCTCGCCCTCGTTCAACTGGCAGGCGAACATGGACGACGCGCAGCTCGGGCGCTTCCAGAAGGAGCTCGCGGCCATGGGCTACAAGTTCCAGTTCGTCACGCTCGCGGGCTTCCACACCCTCAACATGGGCATGTTCGATCTCGCCATGAGCTACCGCAAGGAGGGCATGAAGGCGTACTCCCGCTTCCAGCAGGAGGAATTCAAGCACGGCAAGGAAGAGGGCTATATGGCGATCACGCACCAGAAGTTCGTCGGCGTGGGCTACTTCGACCGCGTGATGGAAACGGTCACCGGCGGAAAGAGCTCGACCGAAGCCCTCAAGGACTCGACGGAGTCGGCGCAGTTCTAA
- the mfd gene encoding transcription-repair coupling factor: MLLKPLTDSFIRSAEFATLRDGLGRRLAVEGIAPSSFPFIAASVFNDDPRQTLVIVKNRQAMLDAVTDLCCWTDHSRVFALPAWETLPYEFVSPPENIERERITSLYRLIGGEPGIFVAPVESLVRLLPSRAFLLQKGISLEAGEDYPFDDIVHTLAAYGFTREYRVETYGQFSVKGGIIDVYLPTADNPVRLDFFGDTLETIREFDPESQISLSKLDGVTVYPRKELILSKREHKAVADELERAHSRKLQVPELAGGEKGDILHHGSIPGIEDLFPLIVDPATLLSLAREDARIIVFDPIDCAAARDAIVKTFSELYRRRHAHAYCLPPEKLIAPEAMEQARDRALDLQVFTTTPGAVQMKLRSIPNYHGKIKMVREELADRLAEDWRVYVCTGFEGQARRLYDLLSELSPSSSFEAIEPGSSLSILISPLKEGFELVEQKALVLTDHEIFGKAYRKKKHFKRKGSRPIESFLDLEIGDRVVHINHGIGFFRGIERMTASGVERDFLIIEYAGGDKLYVSLDQITMVQKFVGMDGREVRIDALGKKSAWNRIKERVQKSVEEIANELMHIYSRRRALKGYQFPPDTVWQEEFESQFEYDETPDQITAIEDIKDDMEKAEPMDRLVCGDVGFGKTEVAIRAAFKAVMAGKQVAVLVPTTVLAMQHYSTFSRRFADYPITIETVSRFRSRGEIAEAKRRLTAGSLDIIIGTHALLAKDVLIKNLGLIVIDEEQRFGVMHKEKLKKLRTQVDVVTLSATPIPRTLHMSLAGIRDLSIISTPPENRQSIETYVIEENPDIVRMAILKEIERGGQVFYVHNRVQTIDAQAAALRELVPEASSVIAHGQMPEHELEDVIIDFLARKYDILISTSIIESGLDMPNVNTIIINRADTFGLSQLYQLKGRVGRSITQAYAYLTYPRHIALSETAQKRLSVIAEYSDLGSGFKIAMKDMEIRGSGNILGREQSGNIMDVGFDLYCQMLEDAVRRLKGERPLRMFRTPVFMKTNFFIPETYIADERQKIEFYKRFESCELIEEVDELEKEMTDRFGHPPGEVRILVELEKIRTIASTLMVGEILEDSRGVRIRISGDSRIDVKRLLALIKKDKRFSLDPVDKEVLHFRPGALTEEKKLDELKKCLQQMI, encoded by the coding sequence ATGCTGCTGAAACCCCTCACCGACTCGTTCATACGCTCCGCGGAATTCGCAACCCTGCGCGACGGCCTGGGCCGGAGGCTTGCCGTGGAAGGAATCGCGCCCAGCTCGTTTCCCTTCATCGCCGCGTCCGTGTTCAACGACGACCCGCGCCAGACCCTCGTGATCGTGAAAAACCGGCAGGCCATGCTCGACGCCGTGACCGACCTGTGCTGCTGGACGGACCACTCCAGGGTGTTCGCGCTCCCCGCCTGGGAGACGCTTCCCTACGAGTTCGTCTCGCCGCCCGAGAACATCGAGCGCGAGCGTATCACCTCCCTGTACCGGCTTATCGGCGGGGAACCCGGGATCTTCGTCGCGCCGGTGGAGTCGCTCGTGCGCCTTCTGCCCTCCCGCGCATTTCTATTACAGAAAGGCATATCGCTCGAGGCAGGCGAGGATTATCCCTTCGACGACATCGTACACACCCTCGCGGCGTACGGTTTCACGCGCGAATACCGCGTGGAGACCTACGGGCAGTTCTCGGTGAAGGGCGGTATCATCGACGTGTACCTGCCCACCGCGGACAACCCGGTGCGCCTCGACTTTTTCGGCGACACGCTCGAAACGATCCGCGAGTTCGATCCCGAAAGCCAGATATCCCTTTCGAAGCTCGACGGCGTTACCGTGTACCCCCGCAAGGAGCTCATCCTCTCGAAGAGGGAGCACAAGGCGGTCGCCGATGAGCTGGAACGGGCGCATTCGCGTAAGCTCCAGGTGCCGGAGCTCGCCGGCGGGGAAAAGGGCGACATCCTGCACCACGGGTCCATTCCCGGCATCGAGGACCTCTTCCCCCTGATCGTGGATCCGGCGACGCTTCTCTCGCTCGCGCGGGAGGACGCGCGCATAATCGTGTTCGACCCCATCGACTGCGCGGCCGCGCGCGACGCGATCGTGAAGACCTTCTCCGAGCTTTACCGCCGCAGGCACGCGCACGCCTACTGTCTCCCTCCCGAAAAACTCATCGCCCCGGAGGCGATGGAACAGGCCCGGGACCGGGCGCTGGATCTGCAGGTGTTCACCACGACGCCCGGCGCGGTGCAGATGAAGCTCCGGAGCATTCCCAACTACCATGGCAAGATCAAGATGGTGCGGGAGGAGCTCGCCGACCGCCTCGCCGAGGACTGGCGCGTCTACGTGTGCACGGGCTTCGAGGGGCAGGCGCGGCGTCTCTACGACCTGCTGTCGGAGCTCTCGCCCTCAAGCTCCTTCGAGGCGATAGAGCCGGGGTCGTCCCTCTCGATCCTGATAAGCCCGCTCAAGGAAGGCTTCGAGCTCGTCGAGCAGAAGGCGCTCGTGCTCACCGACCACGAGATATTCGGGAAGGCCTACCGCAAGAAAAAGCACTTCAAGCGGAAGGGCTCCCGTCCCATCGAGTCGTTCCTCGACCTGGAGATCGGCGACCGCGTGGTGCACATCAATCACGGGATAGGATTTTTCCGGGGCATCGAGCGAATGACCGCGAGCGGGGTCGAGCGCGATTTCCTCATCATTGAATACGCGGGCGGGGACAAGCTCTACGTCTCGCTCGACCAGATCACCATGGTCCAGAAGTTCGTGGGCATGGACGGGCGCGAGGTTCGCATCGACGCGCTGGGGAAGAAGTCCGCCTGGAACCGCATCAAGGAGCGCGTGCAGAAATCGGTCGAGGAGATCGCGAACGAGCTCATGCATATTTACTCCCGGCGCCGCGCGCTCAAAGGCTACCAGTTCCCCCCCGACACGGTGTGGCAGGAGGAGTTCGAGTCCCAGTTCGAGTACGACGAGACGCCCGACCAGATCACGGCGATCGAGGACATCAAGGACGACATGGAGAAGGCGGAGCCCATGGACCGGCTCGTCTGCGGCGACGTGGGATTCGGCAAGACCGAGGTCGCGATCCGCGCCGCCTTCAAGGCCGTGATGGCGGGTAAGCAGGTCGCGGTGCTCGTTCCCACCACCGTGCTCGCCATGCAGCACTATTCCACGTTCTCGCGGCGCTTCGCCGACTATCCCATCACGATCGAAACGGTGTCCCGCTTCCGCTCGCGCGGCGAGATCGCGGAGGCCAAGAGGCGCCTCACGGCCGGTTCGCTCGACATCATCATCGGGACGCACGCGCTCCTGGCGAAGGATGTGCTTATAAAAAACCTGGGGCTCATCGTCATAGACGAGGAACAGCGATTCGGGGTAATGCACAAGGAGAAACTCAAGAAACTGCGCACCCAGGTGGACGTGGTCACGCTCTCCGCGACGCCCATTCCCCGGACCCTGCATATGTCGCTCGCGGGGATCCGCGACCTTTCGATCATCAGCACGCCACCGGAGAACCGCCAGTCGATCGAAACCTACGTGATTGAGGAAAATCCCGACATAGTGCGCATGGCAATTCTCAAAGAGATCGAGCGCGGCGGGCAGGTCTTCTACGTGCACAACCGTGTGCAGACGATAGACGCCCAGGCGGCCGCGCTCCGGGAGCTCGTCCCCGAGGCGAGCTCCGTAATCGCCCACGGCCAGATGCCTGAGCACGAGCTCGAAGACGTCATCATCGACTTTCTCGCGAGGAAGTACGACATACTCATCAGCACGTCGATCATCGAATCGGGCCTGGACATGCCCAACGTGAACACCATCATCATAAACCGGGCGGACACGTTCGGGCTCTCGCAGCTCTACCAGCTCAAGGGGCGCGTGGGGCGCTCGATAACGCAGGCATACGCGTATCTCACCTACCCGCGCCACATCGCGCTTTCCGAGACCGCGCAGAAGCGCCTCTCGGTTATCGCCGAGTATTCCGACCTGGGGAGCGGCTTCAAGATCGCCATGAAAGATATGGAGATACGCGGCTCCGGGAACATCCTGGGACGGGAGCAGTCCGGAAACATCATGGACGTGGGCTTTGACCTCTACTGCCAGATGCTCGAGGACGCAGTGCGCCGCCTCAAGGGGGAAAGGCCCCTGCGCATGTTCCGTACCCCGGTATTCATGAAAACGAATTTCTTCATCCCCGAAACCTATATCGCCGACGAGCGCCAGAAGATCGAGTTCTACAAGCGATTCGAATCCTGCGAGCTTATCGAGGAAGTGGACGAGCTCGAGAAGGAGATGACGGACCGATTCGGCCATCCGCCCGGCGAGGTGCGCATCCTCGTGGAGCTCGAAAAGATCCGCACCATCGCGTCCACGCTCATGGTCGGCGAGATCCTCGAGGACTCCCGCGGCGTACGCATCCGCATCTCGGGCGATTCGCGCATCGATGTGAAGCGCCTCCTCGCGCTCATAAAGAAGGACAAGCGCTTTTCCCTTGACCCGGTGGACAAGGAGGTCCTGCACTTCCGGCCGGGCGCATTAACGGAGGAAAAAAAGCTCGACGAACTTAAAAAATGCTTGCAACAAATGATTTGA